CTTGGTCAACACGGAGTTAACATTGCCGAGTTCATTCGTGCTTTCAATGAGGCGACGAAGAAGGAGCCGCCGGGCATGCTGATTCCGGTAGTTTTGACAATTTATTCCGACCGGAAGTTTACTTTCGTGACCAAGAGCCCACCGGCATCGGTGCTTTTGAAACAGGCGGCAGGTCTGGCAAAGGGGTCGGCTGAGCCTAACAGGGCAAAGGTTGGTGTGGTTACTCGTGCAGCGATCCGTGAGATTGCACAAAAGAAGATGAAGGACCTTAATGCCGCTGATATTGAGGGTGCTATGAAGATTATCGAAGGAACAGCCCGGCAGATGGGCTTGACTGTTGAGGATAAATAGAGAGGAGAGCAGGCGATGGGTGTTGAACAGAAAGCGGTAAACAAACGCCACAGCAAGCGTTACCGGGCGCTGCGTGAGAAGGTTGATCGGCTTAAAAGTTACTCCCTCGCGGAGGCGGTCCGACTGGTTAAAGAGAATGCCAATGCCAAGTTTGATGAGTCGGTGGAGGTGGCGGTACGGCTTGGGATTGACCCCAAAAAACAGGAACAGGCGGTGGCAGGTACAGTGAGTTTACCTCACGGAACCGGCAAAAAGGTGAGGGTTTTGGCGTTTGTCAAAGGTGATAAGGTGGATGAGGCGCAGGCGGCCGGTGCCGATTATGTTGGCTTTGAGGATTTGATTGAAAAGATAGGCTCGGGCTGGACCGACTTTGATGTGGCGGTGGCGACACCAGACACGATGGCAGCGGTGGGAAGATTGGGTAAGATTTTGGGTCCGAAAGGGTTAATGCCGTCGCCTAAAACACAGACGGTCACATTCGAAATTGGAGCGGCAATTAAGGCACTTAAGGCAGGGAGGATTAATTACCGGAATGACAAAACTGGCAATGTCCATGCGGTCGTGGGCAAGGTTTCATTCCAACCTCAGCAACTGATTGAGAATATCCAGACATTCATTCGCGAGTTGATGAGGAATAGGCCGGCTACTGCTAAGGGTCAGTTTATCCGCAAGGTGGTGTTGTCATCCACGATGGGTGTTGGTGTTCGTATTGATCCCAAGGAGTTTTCTGAGACCGCCAAGCGGGAGGTGTAATATGGGTAAGGCAGAAAAAGTTAAGGTGATTGAAGAGTTAAAGGAAAGAATTAAGCGGTCTGAGGCAATTTATTTCGTGGACTTTACCGGTGTTCCTGCTAATGATTTTAATGATTTGCGTCGCACCGCGCGAGCGCAGGGGCTTAAGGTAAAGGTTGTTAAGAATCAACTGGCGCTCC
Above is a window of candidate division WOR-3 bacterium DNA encoding:
- the rplA gene encoding 50S ribosomal protein L1, translated to MGVEQKAVNKRHSKRYRALREKVDRLKSYSLAEAVRLVKENANAKFDESVEVAVRLGIDPKKQEQAVAGTVSLPHGTGKKVRVLAFVKGDKVDEAQAAGADYVGFEDLIEKIGSGWTDFDVAVATPDTMAAVGRLGKILGPKGLMPSPKTQTVTFEIGAAIKALKAGRINYRNDKTGNVHAVVGKVSFQPQQLIENIQTFIRELMRNRPATAKGQFIRKVVLSSTMGVGVRIDPKEFSETAKREV
- the rplK gene encoding 50S ribosomal protein L11, with product LGQHGVNIAEFIRAFNEATKKEPPGMLIPVVLTIYSDRKFTFVTKSPPASVLLKQAAGLAKGSAEPNRAKVGVVTRAAIREIAQKKMKDLNAADIEGAMKIIEGTARQMGLTVEDK